The Ziziphus jujuba cultivar Dongzao chromosome 1, ASM3175591v1 genome segment ataaaaactatatatttaataacaGTATAGCTTGATGATAATTCCATCTCTCCTCTAAGTATTATATGCATGGCCACTATTTTTCAGTACGCTCCTATTGGTGCAGAATCAAACTAAATGCGTTAATACAACCCAGAAGCAGCCATGATCGTGTTCTAATTCAATTTAAGTGCAGACCCCAGATCCAATAATTCTGAAGggacccattttttttttttttaattttgtttgaagTATCCCACTTGTTAAAGCAAATTAAGGGTGTCCGTGAGTGTGAATCCGTGATGGAAATATAAAAGcttgttaataaattaatttgtacgaATATGAAGATGTTCCTTTCACATAGCTCTAATATCTAAACAAGAGTAGCTTATGTCGCTTTTCGGAATTGATGGTCATTGACTTTGTACCTTGACTTTTCCACCTTGGCGTGCTGGCTATCATATAATTAGCTACATGTAATATTATATGACCCAACTTATTAAGTActggcaaaaaagaaaaaaataataataataataataaagttccATAAGACCAATTTCATATAATTGAGAAAAGTACGTGAATCCGCTAAAACACatacattaattattattaaaagctaAAAATAACTTTGACTAGTGGCCCTAAGAAATTTTagcctcttttgtttttttatatcaattttagcctttttattttcttaagggaaaaaaatgttCTATGGTATCTTTTTGAGGGTGAATATACTTTTCTTCAAACACACTCATATGATGGGGCTATTACTTTGAATTTTTTGTCATAGTTGTACCTTCTTCAACTCGTGAGGCTGTCCGTATCCAGTTCTAAGCCAAAAAGCCAAACTAATTAGTAAGAAAGATATTTGCAGAACTTGTGTATATCATGATTCTTGAATATTGAATGGTATAACAAGATACGTAGACAAGTAGAATATCGCATAAAGTATAGCTCTAACCCATTCTTTAATTTGGACCCACGTTTAAAacatgctttatatatatatatatatatatatatatataagatataaacaaaagaaaattttttcccATACATACACTTttgaatggaattttttttttttggggggggggggggggggggggggataatTTCTAAGTATCCAACTTGAtttgctttttgtttctttgagcgccgtgaatttgaaaaaaaaaaaaaaagaaaaatcgctgttattctttcctttttctactttctctccaaatattttcttcataCGACTATGCATGCATTGAGAAATTTATCACCTTTCTATTCCAATGGATTCTAAGTCCAAAACATGAGCTTTCTGTTGGCCAAtcaggaaaaatgaaaataaaaaagaaagtggaAGTTCCACGTGATCCAATGCAACAGTACAAGGTAAATGAAGTATTTTAATGAAATCAAAATGGTCAAATTTTGGCCGACAATTAATCTTCCAAttgtaaaatatattcaaagtTTGATGTTGAAGTTTCTTTCAAAACAAAACTGTGGCCAGTCAGAGCTAGCAAGTAAAGGAGGTAATCATGCATAGGTTTTTCTAAGTTGGGGTACAAAACAAACCATCACCTTTTGTATTTTCTCCTCAAGCTTGaacaattttcaaaagaaaacattaaatataattaaatagcgTAAAGCGAAACAGCGTCACATAAAGTTGAAAATCTGTGTTTCgtatcaagaaaaaaattagaggtTAGGTGGAAGACAAAAGGTAATTAGCCGTAATGGTGGATAAATTAGTTTGAATTTCTTGATATAGTAATTTTATAAACCCAAATCATTTTACTGTACGGTTCAACTATTATTTTACAGACATTTTTTTTATGCACATTAGAATAGTTAGATATACTAATATTGTTTTTCCTATATTTACACTTTAATATTCTACTTCTTCTTATGTGGACTTAATTTGTGTTTAACATAttagataataaatatttgatccGAATTTTCTATCCATTTTTTTAATGTCCTTCTCTTCCTTcattaattgaattgaataccatttatttaaaaatattgataaagaaaaaaaaaagtgacataaaatcatctttttttaattatctttttttaagaTGATGTAATTTTAACACTGGTTCACTTGCTACCCATAAttgtatataaacaaatatatatatacatatatacataattggCTATATATGAAGGCCCTTTATGATAGTCTAATTTGGTAATAACTATTGATAATAACTCTAAGTATTGAAATTCCcttccattttaaaaaaaaaaaaacctaaaaaattgCAACTTGGCTAGCCATACGTCTTTACACTAGTGTCACTATAAACACTAAACGTTTATTTGATATGGTTCAATACATTTTAGTATCATTTAGTTTTATCTAATTTCAATTAAGGCcttgtaacattttttttttcccccatctccttcagaaaaaaaaaaaaaattattttcatcaaTGCCCTTTTATTATCTATTGGATTTTTTTACATCTATGTCTCTTGAATAATTTACCTTTTGTACTTCGTATTTACTACTTGCGCTCTCTGAATTATCGAAGTCCTTGCAACAAAAATATCCCATCTTTGCTCTGTTAGATGGCACATGTAGTCCAATGACCCTCATTTCTTCTTTAAAAACAAGggtataatagaaaaatcaagCAAACCTCTTCCTCTATCTTCTGCCCTTTCTTTTCCATTCACGTACAACATCATCAAAGTGCTTGTTTCCTGCACTGCCACGGAGGCTCCTCATTCTCCCCAACCATCGTCGCTTTTGACATAACCATGATCGATTTAGATTCCAGCATCACCCCTACCTTCTTGATTGCTATCGAAACATTGGATTTCTCCATGAATTAATGATCGGTTTTCCTTCTTAGATTCTAAAGCATAAACCAGAGTCAATGGGTTTTCCTTCTTTATTAGAGCCGATGATCAAGTATGATCTATATAATTGAAACCTTTGCTTATCAGGATATGCACATTGTTACTAGATTGTTCAACGAGATTTTAGACCATAAGTTTAAATTGAAACCTGACGAGCTATAAGGAATAATTaacaaagaataaaattcaattaaatgcAATTGAGTACTAATAATCAATTTTGAGCTTGAAATGACTCAAAATGAATCAAATGTaatctaataatttaaattagttGGAATATTTGACTATGCGGCTAAGGTTGTTGTACAATTATTGAAGATCAAAATTTGGGATGTTGAATTTAGAAATTGAATAACATATATAGAGAGCGTCtaactacatatataaatatatgcggTCAATTTAAAGATGGAGTCCAATTTGTTTGTATTTGATCCATTGCCAATGTAAGAAGAAGATTATAAAATGTGTTCccaaatatatgtttaatcAAAGAAGTTAGGTTATTCAAAGAAGAATTGTAGCTAAGAAAACGACTTGTACATGTAATATGTTATTGACTAAATTATGGCTTAGCCAcactctatataatatatatatatatatatatattttttcccaaCTTAGTTGGTTAGGAGATAGAGACAGTGAGTAATAGAGTAATTATGCTTATCAAGTAACCCATTAAATCAACTATACACAGGTCTGGACCGTTTGGTATAGCtagtactaaaataataatggttaattttcagaaaatccagaaaaggccaaaaaaaaaaaaaaaaagggtaagaaATCACATCCTTCCAAAACgcttaaatattgataaattcaACAGCGCTTATCCATTAATATataccatacatatatataaacacagaTAAATTATTGTTGAGACTGTTCaattgtttgtttaatttttttaaaatacaaaatttccatGGTTTTTTATGGAAAGgggagaagaagagaaaaaggaagTGTTAAGGAAGGGAAAAGAAGGGTGAGTGGGACCCACGGGGAAGGGGGCAAAAGAGTCAACAAGGTTCGCTTAGGAATAGGTAATGTGAAACGTGGGGGAGTAAAGCAAAGCGACGTCCCCACCTGGTCTACGGTCATGACTCATCCACCCAACTAAAACCCAACTtcggagagaaagagagagagccgGGCCGTCAAATTCGTTGACTTGGCATATCAAACGCTCTCTAggctttctcttctctctctctctctatctgcCTTGTGGCTCTGGCTATGTGGCTCATTTTTCTCATCTTTTTCCATTTGTTTATCTTACTTCCTCACGTGGAAGGCGCCGCAGCATTCGGGACGGTggattcatttattattttttatagtttttctttttttcttttttccccctttttgttgtattgttttttttttttttttttcctttttccttttgattttttaattttattatatgaacCAGTCAAACTCTTTCTTGACGAAATGTAGACGAAAGCCCCACCCTACCCCACTCTTTGTCCTCATTTCCTATTTCTAATTACTCGTTTTCAATCTAACCAATAACCAACCATATATTTTCTTCTCGGGTCGGATCCAGAAAGAATGGTATGGAttcttttctttgaaacttttaAAACGGGGCGGGGAGGACGGGGATGGATgggtcaaaaacaaaataaaaaggggACCATTTGACAACCCGTGTGcatacaaaatatttcacagGAAGCGGGGCCCACTGCCATCTGGAGTCGTGACGCACCATCTGACGTTTAACTAAATTCAATAATCCCATTGATTTCTCACGAAATCCAATCTATTTGGTCTAACGTCCAAACCCTTTTAATAGCCGAGCCCATTGCACCGGAAAAAGACTTCACAGACTTCACCCCTTCTGCCCTTCCCtcattctctctcttctctctctctctctctctttctctatctgtttatttcttctccttctttctctctACTCTCTCTgcctgtcttcttcttcttcttctgctatTTTCTTCTGCTATTTCTCTATTTCTGTTGGGTTTTTTATGGATAAAGGATGGGGTCTCACGCTGAATTCTGACTGCATCGGCTTCTTCCTTAACAAGCCCCCACCTTCTGCTGCTGCAGCTTCAGCTGTTAAGCTTGACCACAACAAAAGGAACCACCCATTTGCAGCTGCTTCTAGGATGTTCTCCGGTGCTGAATTCCCGGTTAAACTTGGCCGCACAGATATCGACCATACTTCCTccgatgataataacaataatcgcCTGGTTGTCGATGAAGTCGACTTCTTTTCCGATAAGAATAGACCGGCCGCCACCGCCGCCGACGATGATGGTTCCAAAACCATCGGCTTTGTTAGTGTCAAGAAGGAGAATTCTCATGGTGATGTGGCTGCTAGGCCTGGTTTGGATGTAAATGTAAGTCAAACAATCTGAATTAATTACATGGTTTTGTTCTATTCATTTTCATATTGGAGAGAAAGAAtttctgattttgtttttgttggttccttttttgttttgggatttgaattatatatagacTGGTTTGCACCTTCTTACTGCTAATACTGGAAGTGATCAATCAACGGTTGATGATGGGATTTCATCAGATGTGGAAGATAAAAGAGCCAAAAACATtgaggtaattaattaattaattaagaagctGGATGCTATAAGCTAATTAATTCCTTTGAGAgattaattaacaaattaaaatcgtAATTTAAGGATGTTATCACCTAAAAAGCCTTTTGTGTAATTGGTAAATATTTCAGCTGGCACAGTTGCAAGGAGAGCTGCAACATATGAATGCAGAAAACCAGAAGCTGAAAGACATGCTTACTCAAGTCACCAACAATTACAGTGCTTTACAGATGCATCTCGTCTCTATAATGCAACACCAACAGATCAATCACCAAAAAAACCAAGAACTTGATGATCAGGTAtaacacgtatatatatatgtatatttatatctatatttagctaattcctaaattcaaaaccATATTAAATCTTAAGCATCAAATTCGATTTGCTAAATTGAattcgacttttttttttctttttttccttttcctcagACAGTAGAAGGAAAGTCCGATGATAAAAAGAATCATCATCATGAAatcggaggaggaggaggagctaTTGTTCCGAGACAGTTCTTGGATTTGCGACCCAGCAGTGCCACAGCCGAGACAGACGATCAGGTTTCGAATTCTTCGTCGGAAGACAGAACACGTTCAGCAACACCTCAGAATGTCGAAGTTGCTTCAAAGGATTATGTAGGAAAGAGTGAAATTGCTCCATTCGATCAAGAAAACTCCACTTTCCGTGATGGAAAAAGACTTGGTCGGGAAGAGAGCCCGGAATCTGAAACGCAAGGTTGGGTACCAAACAAGGTTCCCAAGTTGAATAACGGTGGCTCCAAGCCGATCGATCAGCAGCAATCCTCCTCCGAGGCCACCATGAGGAAAGCCCGTGTCTCGGTCAGAGCCCGATCGGAAGCCCCCAtggtacatacatatatactttAATTACACAACTTATACATTCATCATTTGCAAAATTTGTATAACTGAGATTCTGGACAATAACAGACTAATCTGTTTGAATTTTCTGCAGATAACTGATGGATGCCAATGGCGGAAATACGGCCAGAAAATGGCCAAGGGAAACCCATGCCCTCGTGCATACTATCGATGCACAATGGCAGTTGGATGTCCAGTTCGGAAACAAGTACGGTGCACATCAATACCATTCTTATAATTCAATGTCAAATTTTGAGTACTATTTAGCTAAAAGCTAAggctttttaatattattttttttataggtgCAACGTTGTGCGGATGATCGAACAATCTTGATCACAACATACGAAGGGAACCACAATCATCCTCTCCCACCAGCTGCACTGGCTATGGCGAACACAACCGCGGCCGCAGCTAGTATGTTGCTCACCGGTTCCACGTCGAGCGCAGACGGGTTGATGAACCCCAATTTGTTAGCGAGAGCCATACTTCCATGTTCATCAAACATGGCTACCATTTCAGCTTCAGCTCCATTCCCAACGGTGACATTGGATCTTACCAACAACAGTCCCAACCCACTTCAATTCCAAAGACCACCCCAACCTCAATTCCAGATTCCCTTCGCTGCAGCAGGTCAAGTACCCCAGAACTTTGCCTCGTCATCCACGCCTTCATTGCCCCAAGTTTTCGGGCAAGCACTTTACAACCAGTCCAAGTTTTCAGGGCTTCAGCTCTCTCAAGAAATGGGTTCTTCACAATTGGGCCAGCAAGCAGCTCAGATGCTCCAAACTCAGCCTGCTTCGTTTGCTGACACGGTGAGTGCTGCTACCGCTGCTATCACTGCCGATCCGAACTTCACTGCAGCACTTGCGGCCGCCATCAGTTCGATCATCAGCGGAGGTCAtcctaacaataataataataatacaaacacCAGCAGCAATTCGAACATCACCacaagcaacaacaacaacaacagcaaaatCGGTAGCTTTACCGGAAATTAATTAGAATATGGtcctttttttaatgatatgtttTTGTTCCAAACATGTTCTTAGcgtcaatgatttttttttgttttctttgggtTTGGGGGTCGACAAGGAGATAACATgtccatactttttttttttttttttttgtggtttacTTTTTCTTGGGAGGTTTAAAGGGTTTAGTTGACAAGTacttcattctttcttttttacattGTTTCATTCTGAATAATGTGATTCAAAATTTTCAGTAAATACacagaaagagaaaataatatatatatatatatatatattatattagtcttttattatttggtttcttttacGAATTCATCTTTTCTCTGTCTTTTCCATTTTCCTTCTGATCCAGCATCCATCTTATTCAATATGGATCAgaacaagaaaagaaatttagaaGAAAACCCAGAATCGGGATGTGATTCGTGGGCATATTCTGATCTTTAGGAGGGGTCAAGAAATTCGGCCATAACTATTTGACACGCAAAGGAGAGAGCGTATACTAAAGTGGACCTAAAAATAGTAGACTTTGAAGAGACTATTAAATTTCCAGGCAAGTGCGTGTGGGTGTGAATGAGTTTAAGATTTATGGAAGAGTTTGGAGGTCAAATatggtaaacaaaaaaaaaataataataataaaaagaaaaaaatagagaaagaattAGGAAAAAGCGAAATCGTAGAGTAGTTTAGTAATGTTTGGTGAGAGCGGCTGGGTGCTAATTTTTCAATTGGGCAACTGGGATACGTTGTTGACTTTCCGTGCGCCTTCATTGACATCACGTTacctgttttaaaaaaattttcaatcatGTGATTtggatatataatattaaacctAAATGTGGGACATTGTGGACTGGTCTGCACCGTACGATATCCATCTACCGTACTAAAACCCATATCTTTTTAATTCCACTTTCTTTCtccttttccccaaaaaaaagaaaaaagagaaaaaaaaaaatcccattctTTGCTTCCTGTCTCAACGACTTCATTCATTCATTCTTGAGGTACCAACTCTTTATGATACCACGTGCTCCCATGTGATCCTgccaaattttctcttttttctttttcaaatcttcttttatttcttcaaaatttccGTCTTCTATTGAATATAACAAATTATTGACCGGACTGGAGAGAATATGAAGAAGATATAAATATACTGTTGAAAATGGATTTGGAAAAGTTTGTGTGTTTGCGTTGCATATTATTGTTCTTTCGTTtgctataaaatttcattttatttttcgctttataataaaattttacctTTCGAAAATGAAAGGAAATTTATTCAACAGAAGAGAGTAAAACATCTTGTCGGATAAGACTAATAAGCCATATTCCAACCATAACACAGGGTTTAATACATGACATATCAAGTTTTGCTATACATTCTATGGACAGTTAccttagtatttttttattgttattattatttataaaattttttcctttttcatttccaTCTCTTAAActtacaaaatttcaattttaaaaaaaaaaattccaattaaattaattttacttcacaactattttactatttttattatcaaaaataatatatatataaatattttttataatgtggatgtttatatttttttattatttgaatatttacaaaaaatataactGTTTAAAAAAActgttatttttatatagtaatattaataaataattttttcaaaaactattatttttatatatattgacactataaaaattttttatatatcttaaattAGTATTTAAAGGCTAAGGATACAGGAATAATTAATATCATCATTCAACAGACCTTCCGCTGccatacacacacacacccccaTCACATAGATCGTACACTAACCGCTTGCATAGAATCCGTGGCAAGTTCACACCTTTCAAAATCGAAGATCCAGACTAAAAACCAGCCTTTCCTTTATCGCCCACAACTCTTTAGCCAAAGGTGATAAAGATTCGgataaatttatgtattttggaAGATCAGTTCATTTGCAAACATAGGTACAATAGGCCAGCTATTaagatcttttttctttttttttttttgttaattaagaaggtgaataaaaattatttgttaaatttaatacAATCGTAATCTCAAATTAAGTATACCCAGGTCCTCAACAACAGAAATATAAGTAGAGaattttttcctattttcttaGTTATATGTATGCATTCATGGGATCATTTATTGACACTCAAGTACGTGATGAGTAAATTaacccaaaatataaaaccCCACTTAATGTCTATGATTTGTAGCTTAAAcatgagtttttcttttttttctttttttctttttttcttttttgggcctTTGAAAAAGTTAACACTAGCTTTTGTCACAAATATTCTGTACTcatgaactatatatatagtgcaaaatgtatgtaatttttttttcctataattTTAGTGATGCTTGGAGGAAGATATAAGATAAGAACTCATCTTTGAAATGAGAATTTAATAATCAACAATAAcaagttttaatttaataaagcaAAGTAGATctgacaaaaacaaataaatggaaggattttttgaaaaatgaccACTTTATAAATTAAcagttagaaaataataatttttttaaaaaatagccaTGTGTGGGTAAAAATGTTCTTAGTTAAATTTGAAatgcaataaatatttttttccctttcccttttttCCAATTTCTCACATGTTTCGATtcttatcttcatttttttcaaagagttcattttccttttctacttttttactctttttcctTATATTTTTGCACTTTTAAAACTtgtattttttcacttttgcaATGAAACTCATGtaaaattttttctattttttctttctcaaagctcaaatttatgttaaatgaattttttttaaagttttttttatatggatatgtaataaattagtttataaactattatatttgaatttaaagatatttatgtTACATATAGTgtgaaaaatgagaaaattttttttatagatctGCAAATTTGCTAAACCATTAAATTTGTAGGAAAATGGGTGAAAAAAATGAAGTCCAACCATTTTCCGtagttttttgttcttttcaaccaattaaccatagaaaaatgttagatttggaaaaaaaaaaaaaaaatcaatttttttgagACTGTTAATATGTTTGCTTATATTATTTACAGATGGTAATTCGTGTCACGATGTGGGGTTCGTGTCAACctcatttattaatcatgtctAAATTACTCAATCCGAACaagacccatttattaatcatgtaaGAATTCTTCAATTCGAACACGACCCGTTTAATAAGCAGGTAATCTAACACGACCTGTGTAACCTGTTATCAAATGGATCAATTTGAAccaacacgacccgtttaatGAAATTAACCAATTTATACAAAACTGACCCATTTATACGAAATTGACTAATTTGCATGaaatttaccaaattaattaaattaacttatttaaattacttattttatataaaataaaaataatttagtcgttaataaatcctaaatttaaatatatatgcaaaaccatataattataattacaaatttacaCTAATATAAcatttgatatgataatataacaatctcatataatacttaaacatatatatatatatatatacataataaacctaTTACTACTActctaaaaataatatgaaaaaactttattaataatcatgtttttaattttctacatttCCAATATTCTTaggcattttaattttattttttctatgtcCATAAGtccatacatgtattaaatatattatatttaagcaaataaatcttattttaataatttttattctttatttttaattaataaaagaaaattaaaaatagatttgtaatttagtaataaaaaagtattagttaAAATTTAGTAAtggtaaattaatatattaaagttataatttgaATAAGTTATAATCGTGTTGGGttgtattaatatattaattgacttgtttagttaaataaatcaatttgggTTAATTTCAGATTAAACGggtcaactcgaaattgacatattaattaacatatttagTTAAATGAGTCAATTCAAGTAAATATCGGGTTAAGAGGGTCAATTTAAAAATGACACATTTAATAATCTTGTTAAATGAGTTGATATGAATTTGAcctcatttataataaacccaaaccacCTACTCTATATCGTTTTTGAGTACTGTGTCATAATCTAAATTATCACActtaatattattcatatttttttaaaatttattaatttaacttagtattatttatttaattttgtagtgaaATCGAAAATAAGGATATTGTAATTGCAGCTTTATACGACGGATCATTGGTGAGAAATGATGATGGTCTTTGAGAGTATCAAAATGATAAACTAAAATGGTTTTTATCGGtaaaagatgcacaaaatcaaagttagagaattagattttcaattctattaagataaaccaaaatgaatatttgttaaagctaaaatggatatattgaAGACGAACAGAAAAGTTAGATCCTACATAAATGCACAATGATAGaaatgtgaaatgctttcttcatgAAGTGACATGGAGGGATGACGATCATGTGACATCCATTATATGTTAAGGTAATTTCCAAAGTTGAACACATATCTAGTGCGTGAAACAACTTTTACTTCGGATAgtgaaaataatcatttatattttgctCATCTTCCAATTGCTGTTCTCTAACACAAGTTCCCAATCCAAAACTATTGAGGCTACATTTCATGACATTATAGTTCGTGAAACTCAATTTAGAGATTAAATTGATGTTCATGGGTCAtaaacatcatttaacatctATAAAGGAGTTGATATTAAAAGTGACTCTGCCAAACGGTTTCCTAACAAAAAAAGTATGAACAattgtataatattaataagtatGAGAACTACAATGCAGAAAAGGGTGATATTAGTAGTCAGTTGGATGCTATTgatcataataatttaaaatttgaacatGAGTTGCGAGACAATAacaatgatatgcatcctgaaatgaataATGAAGGAGTTCATGATGtcagggttcatcgtgctataAGCGATTACTTTTCATTGAGCAAcaaaagtggttctatggccatagtTTCATCAAAGTTTATAGGCTGCAAGAGCATTGTAATTGGACAAATATTTCGTAATAAATGTGAATTACAGAATAAATTGAGTATTTATTGTATGTGTGCAA includes the following:
- the LOC107420791 gene encoding probable WRKY transcription factor 31, whose translation is MDKGWGLTLNSDCIGFFLNKPPPSAAAASAVKLDHNKRNHPFAAASRMFSGAEFPVKLGRTDIDHTSSDDNNNNRLVVDEVDFFSDKNRPAATAADDDGSKTIGFVSVKKENSHGDVAARPGLDVNTGLHLLTANTGSDQSTVDDGISSDVEDKRAKNIELAQLQGELQHMNAENQKLKDMLTQVTNNYSALQMHLVSIMQHQQINHQKNQELDDQTVEGKSDDKKNHHHEIGGGGGAIVPRQFLDLRPSSATAETDDQVSNSSSEDRTRSATPQNVEVASKDYVGKSEIAPFDQENSTFRDGKRLGREESPESETQGWVPNKVPKLNNGGSKPIDQQQSSSEATMRKARVSVRARSEAPMITDGCQWRKYGQKMAKGNPCPRAYYRCTMAVGCPVRKQVQRCADDRTILITTYEGNHNHPLPPAALAMANTTAAAASMLLTGSTSSADGLMNPNLLARAILPCSSNMATISASAPFPTVTLDLTNNSPNPLQFQRPPQPQFQIPFAAAGQVPQNFASSSTPSLPQVFGQALYNQSKFSGLQLSQEMGSSQLGQQAAQMLQTQPASFADTVSAATAAITADPNFTAALAAAISSIISGGHPNNNNNNTNTSSNSNITTSNNNNNSKIGSFTGN